TGCAGGGCTTTTGGGACACCGCTAGGGCTGCCAGAACACTTTCTAAGAGATCAGCACCAACAGCTGCCAAACacagccattaaaaaaaacccttgaaAGAGGAAAGGTTACCTGCAAGGGGTGGTCCTGCCAAGCCAGCTAAGCTTTGAATGAAGACATagactccagcagcagaagacatcTTCTCAATGCCAACCACATCATCTTCTGCCAGGAGGGGGATGTGTGTGCCCGCTACCGTCCCGAGCATGAACCCAAAAAATATGCTACATGTCATCAAGCCCCAGAACTCAGAGGCAAAAGGGAAGGCAACCAACGCTACAGAGAGCAGAATGACACAGATGAGCTCGATGTAGATCTTGCGGATGGGCTGCTTGTTGAGCACCCAACCGGCAGAAACCCTGCCGAAGACCTCCGCGATCGCCATGGCCGACAGGATGTAGGCAGAGTGGTCTTTGCTGATGCCGAGGCTGAGGCTCAAGGGAATGATGTAAAGGGAAGGAGCGAAGAAGCCCAGGGTAGCAAACAGGCCAAAGAATGCATAACAGATAAAACTACAGTCTTTCATCACAGAGAAGTCCAGGAGCTTGGTTTTTGGTTCCGCAGGGCTGCTGTCAGTTTCAACAAGCATCTGTACGTGTTCCTTTGGTTCTTCGCTTTTGGGCTCCGCTTTGGTTTTTCCAGGCACGTTGCTGGGTGAGGTAGTTATTTCTACTCCTGAGTCGATGGACTCGATTGAGGTGCGTGTTTGCTCGTTTTCAAGCATGTACTTGGTCTCCGTGGGCTCCTCCCGAGGCTGAGCTTTGGCTGCCTCTTCCTCTTTGATGACGATGGGCCGCAGCAGCGATCCGCAGACGACGATGCTTAGCTGTAACACCCCGACAGCAAGCAGGCTGTACCTCCAGCCAATCTGCTCCTTCAAAGCTGTAATTGCTGAGGGAAGAGggcaggaaaagggagaaagtgatttaaaaaaaagcctTCAGCTACACCAAGGAGCTGTTTGAATTTACAGCCAGGGAAGAAACTGGAGCCTTGTCAATGGAAGGTCTCAAGCACCTTAAATCTTGCAGAGCCTgagcagaggtcccttctggtcCACTCTACCCAGGTTTGGCACCCACATTCAtcccaccagctgcagcagacaaGTTAGAAGTTGCATTTCACATCTAGCTAGCAGAAGTTAACCTCTAGGCAGGCACTTCTAAGGGCCCAGCGAGTTTGGGATGCACAAGAACAAAACAGGGCATTACTTCTAATAAATAAGAACACACTGAAGTTTCCTCTCTCAGCTGACCCCACCCTGAAACCAGCTACTAGAGGAAGTCTCTTAGCTCTACTCAAAGGTGCATGTCACTGCTTATTGCAGATGGTTTGCCATTCAGTGCAGCTTTtgctttcagctgctgcctgttgcAGTGTGCACAGCAGAAGACCACCTGAACTGCAGAGTACTGACAGGGTCACACAGCTTGGGGACGGgtctgcaggaggctgaagcaggctgtgctgagcttgAGCCCACTAACCTTTAGGAGCAGTTGTGTTTTAAATAGCTGAAGTTTCTCAGTCTTATTTTTAGCCTCCTAGATCTATATAGGGAACCCGTTGGGCTGTGTATCAGCAAGgcatgtcctgctctggcaggagatgctgaggagatCAGGCAGCATTAGACCACTCTCTAGGACTATGTGAAACCCTGCCTGCAGGGCACGAGTGCCACAGGCACGTGAGCAGCCACCCATGGGCTTCAGCAGTTCATgtgaaggaatcacagaatcagtcagggttggaagggaccacaaggaccatctagttccaacccccctgccatgggcagggacaccctaccctagatcaggctggccaggaagTCCatgagcacaggatcacaggatgttaggggttggagatcagagtccaaccttaatgccagagcaggaccacagaatctaccgcaggtcacacagaaatgcacccAGATGGGTCTGGAAAGCTGCTAGTGgcgactctgcaacctctctgggcaggctctgtgacccttatggtaaagaagttcttcttcgTGTTGAGTAGGAACTCCCTGTGCTGTATTTTCTGGAAAGCCTCTAGAGGAGGGTCTGGAAAGCCTCTAGAGGAgggtccacaacctctctgggcaggctctgtgacccttacagtaaagaagtagttcttcgtgttgaggtggaactccctGTGCTGTATTTTCCATCCAGtgccacttgtcctatcacagtattattaggactggaagagacctcacagatcatcaagtccagccctttaccacacagctcaaggccagaccatggcaccaagtgccacgtccagtcctgccttgaacagctccagggatggcgactccaccacctccccgggcagcccattccagtgtccaatgactctctcagtgaagaactttctcctcacctcaagcctaaatctcccctggtgtagcctgaggctgtgtcctctcgttctggtgctggccacttgagagaagagagcaacctcctcctggccacaacctcccctcaggtagttgtagacagcaataaggtctgccctgagcctcctcttctccaggctaaccaatcccagctccctcagcctctcctcaaggcctctccccagcctcgtcgcccttctctggacacgctcaagcatctcaatgtccctcctaaactggggggcccagaactgaacacagcactcaaggtgtggtctaaccagtgcagagtacaggggcagaatgacctccctgctcctgctgaccacaggtGAGAAgtgcctgtcccttccttcctgacacccaACCCAGCTGGCTGTTGATGGCCTTTACCTCCCATCTGCTTGGGaaaaggggctggagcagcactgtgctTTAGGCATGCAGGGACGAACTCGAGAAGGTTTGGGCACTGTACCTGGTGCAAAGGAGAAGACAGCAAAACATTCCCCTGTAGATGCCACTGCTGTGACCAGCGAACGTCTTTTGTCAAAATACTGTGACAGAATGGTGACAGTCGGGAGGAAAGAGAGGCAGTACCCAAGGCCTGTGAATAAATGCCAAAAATTGCCATAACaacagggaaaggagagggaaacacCGCTGCAAGAACACGTTAAGTCAGCTTTCCCCAGTGGTGAGACTACAGTAGCATTTCGGCCAACTCAGCAAGTCACcctggaaaaaagaaaccaTTGGGGAAACCaaaatgttattttcttttaactggaaggggaaaaaaaacaaaaccaccaaacccaaccccttccaccccctaaaaaacaccacaacaaaCCAAGAGACCCAACCTCCCAAACCTGCCTTCTGTTCCCCAACAGACAGCAGGGTCCTCTTTGAGGACCTCATCTGTTTAAAGGGTTTGAGCCTGCAGCAGTTGCTCTCCTAAGCAAAGCAAGCTCGCAGCCATGGATATGAGCAAGATACCCAGgccagactggagagaaggaaaagcatcaggggaaaaaaaagtgggtGAAGTTAGAAGATTCAACCCTGTGAacagctctccctgccccagccatcCCAGACCCTGAGAacagctctccctgccccagccatcCCAGACCCCGAGAacagctctccctgccccagccatcCCAGACCCCGAGAacagctctccctgccccagccatcCCAGACCCCGAGAacagctctccctgccccagccatcCCAGACCCTGAGAacagctctccctgccccagccatcCCAGACCCTGAGAacagctctccctgctccagccatCCCAGACCCCGAGAacagctctccctgctccagccatCCCAGACCCCGAGAACAgttctccctgccccagccatcCCAGACCCTGAGAacagctctccctgccccagccatcTCACACCTGAGAacagctctccctgccccagccatcCCAGACCCCGAGAacagctctccctgccccagccatcCCAGACCCTGAGAacagctctccctgctccagccatCCCAGACCCTGAGAacagctctccctgctccagccatCCCAGACCCTGAGAacagctctccctgctccagccatCTCACACCTGTGAacagctctccctgccccagccatcCCAGACCCCGAGAacagctctccctgccccagccatcCCAGACCCCGAGAacagctctccctgccccagccatcCCAGACCCTGAGAacagctctccctgccccagccatcCCAGACCCTGAGAacagctctccctgccccacCGATCCCAGAAGCAATCAGTGCAGCTGCACTAGAGCAGTGGTCTGCAGGACCAAGTCTTGAGGTGGTGCTCAGGGTGAGAGAGGCCAGGAAGAGCCAAGCCTTGAGCCCAGGTCATCacctctggcaggagggcaAGGTCAGctcagaaggagcagcagcttttcTCAAGCACTGCCAGTGTCCCAGGGAGGGAACAAATGCCCTGGCCAGAGGCACGCTTGCAGGAGATGAAGTGCTGAGCAGGTACAGGAAGGGAACTCACCAGAGATGAGGCCGATGGTGACATACATGTCCACCACGCTGCGGGCAAAGGAGGCGATGACCATGCCGGTGCTGATCAGCACCCCTCCGGCCATCACCACCAAGCGGTGACCAAAGCGATTGCTGAGCACTGTTGACAGAGGAGCTggatgggcaggagaggaagaaacTTGAGGTCAGCACTCAAATCAGCAAATTCATCAGCTAACCATCTCCTtcagaggttcttctcccccaccCTGCACCAGTGCCTGTGACATGCCACCCCCTCAGCCAGCCAGCCTCACAGAGTGGAGCACCaccacagagctctgcacagctcataaCATTCAGGATGCAATGAAAAAGTCAGAGGAGAGCAGGACAGGTGGGTGGCAGTTTGGGACaaacctgcagcagcatccATAGACCCCAGTGGAACTCAGTGAGGATCAAGCTCTTTCTAATCCCTTTTACTAGCTCTTGTTTTCACCCCTTGCTGATGTGAGCTGAACGGCCAGGAAAGGCTCAGTGGTACAGACCAGGTCCCTGGACCATACAGAAGGACACGAGCTGGGGCTcaaaggcactgctgggcagagcGAAGGTCGTTCTTGGCACTTCAGGAGCACACAGCTCATAAAGTTATGGCTGTCATTTTTAACAGAGCCATTAGAGACACCAAAGTCACAGGCCCTCACATGCTGAGTCAGCAGCACGACTTTTACACAGGCttgctgtgataggacaagaggcaatggactgaagcttCAGGAGGGCAGTgctagactggagattagacagaaattgtttacagtgagggtggggagacactggaagaggttgccttgagaggcagaggaaaaggaggctgaggggagacctcactgctgtctgcaactgcctagGGACAGCTTGTAGTGAGCTGGGTGTTGCTCTCACCTCCCAGGTATAagggacagaacaaaggggagacctcactgctctctacaactgcctaggGACAGGTTGTTGTGAGCTGGGTGTTGGTCTCACCTCCCAGGTATGAGAGACAGAACATAGGGGAGAccacactgctctctacaactgcctaggGACAGGTTGTTGTGAGCTGGGTGTTGGTCTCACCTCCCAGGTATGAGGGACAGAAcataggggagacctcactgctctctacaactgcctaggGACAGGTTGTTGTGAGCTGGGTGTTGGTCTCACCTCCCAGGTATAAGGGACAGAAcataggggagacctcactgctctctacgaCTGCCTAGGGACAGGTTGTTGTGAGCTGGGTGTTGCTCTCACCTCCCAGGTATAAGGGACAGAAcataggggagacctcactgctctctacaactgcctaaagACAGGTTGTTGTGAGCTGGGTGTTGCTCTCACCTCCCAGGTATAAGGGACAGAACATAGGGGAGACCTCGCTGCTCTCTACGACTGCCTAGGGACAGGTTGTTGTGAGCTGGGTGTTGCTCTCACCTCCCAAGTATGAGGGACAAAACAAGAGGCAGTGGCCTCAAGATGCACCAAGGGAGGTCTGAGCATTAGGAtcatttttttcactgaaggggttctcagacagtggaacaggctgcccaagggggtggtTGAGTCGTCAACCctagaggtatttaaaagccaggtagccttccagtatctgaaggagacctacaggagggctggggaggaactatttacaagctcttgtaaaggcaggacaaagagcaatgggtttaaaatggcagaggggagatttaaactggattttaggaagaaattcgttagagtgagggtggtgagactctggcacaggtgatcacatgtgatctttgatcacattctgtgcttctgggctccacaacctccttggagatgctcaaggccaggttagacaGGGCACTGAGCAACCCgatctactgggaggtgtccctgcccatggcagaagggttggagttagatgatctttaaggtccctttccaaccccaaaccattctaccactgccccttgtgctcaTGCCCCACCGCTCTTACCTGTGAAGGTCTGCACAAACACACATATGGATATTATCCAGGAGATCCTGCTGTTGGTTTCATCAAAGCTTTCCATCAGGTCCTTGAAGAAGACCCCAAACGATTTTAAGATGCCATAGGTCAGAGCTTCcacaaagaagaaagcaaaagcaactGTCCAACCCCATCCTCCATCAGGCACTTTAGTATAAACGTTGGGAGTGCTGCACGGCATCTTTCCAGCTTTGACAGTCATTTTTGATCTGCAACACAGCGGGGAGAAGGAGCCAGGCGTCAGTCGAGGCTGATCCTTGATGGAAGAGGCAGGGCCTGGCAGCTCTCACATCCACCAGGCACCACCAGCCCGGCCGTCCCTGTGCTGCCAAGGGATTGAAGGCAGGAGTGGAGCTGAAGTTTCTGCTTTTATCAGCCTGTGGGGCTGGGTTCTGCTGGTGCCCTTTGAGCCCTGGACCAGAATCTatctgctcagcacccaggcaAACTGTTCCCATCAGCAAAACCCAGCACCCGGGAGCTGGCATCCGAATTTCGGCGAGTGGGGGTGGATGGATGCAGTTCATGAAAGATCCACTGTTGGCTGGTGGGGCTGCAGGAACCCCCAACCCAGGAGCACCCATTCTGGAGCAGCTAGTGCCACCTCAGTGCCACCCATCTGCTGCAGGCTTggtcagatcacagaatcaagccgGTCGGGagacctccaagtccaacctagcacccagccctgccctcagcatcacatcttgCAATGTCCTACACCCACCCAAAACTCAGGGTGAGGGCAACTCCTCGGGAACCTGCCTGTGCCCCACAAtggctgctccaagcccccaAATGCCACCACTGCAGCCTAGCAACAGGGCAAGGAGGGGGAAATCGCACCCCAGAAGCCACCaactccctctgctgctcccacccTGTCCTCAGGGTCACTGCCACCCGTCAGGGCAGAAGACGGCTGCCAGCGGGCTGGAGGGGGTGAGCCGGTAAGACAGCGGGAGTGAGCTGCGTGGCGTGACCTCAGCCCTGCTCCGTGTCACTCGCGGTGGGGCTGTGGACGTGCAGGGGCAGTTTTTGTCCCGTTCCTGGCCACACCTgcacagggttggaagaaacagCCCCGGGGTCTGTCCCCAACACCCACCCCAGGAGGGGACAGCGTGACGACCGTGGGCACCCCCCACGGTTGCTGCTGTCCCTCGGCTCGTGGATGCCCCACGCGTGGCGTGTCCCGGGCACAGCATGAACCTGCGGCGGTGGCAGGCGACGCGTTTCCTCCCCGGCAGCCAGCCGGCATTTCCCTCCTCCATTTTCTACTCCAGACCATCGGCTCCGACTTTCTCGGCAGAAGAACCCAGAACGACCCCGGCAAAGGCTTCCCCATCCCACCGCCGAACTTCTCGCCGAGGAGCAGGCGAGTCCACGGCGTTCCCGGTGCTACCGGCACCAGCGCCCACTCGGGGGCGGCCCCACGGGAGCCAGCGCGGCGTGGGTGCTGCAGGGGCCCACCCAAGAGGTGTCAGAAgcggggcaggggggttgggggtgTCTTAGCACCCCGCTgaccccttcccctccctgacgCTGAACGGTGGGGCAAGGCTGGTGCGTGGCTCCCTAGGGGGGGGGGCTCTACGGAGGGATGGAGCGAGGCGTGGGCTCCAGCATCGTCTCGGCAATGCCTGTGCTAGAcgaggggcagggagcaggaccACCGGTGCGGGGGTGTCCAGTTTGAGggggtgaggggaggctgagcctTTGCCTAAAGTTTGTGTGAAGTGGCTGGAGAATCCCCCCCCGCCCTGGACCTCAAGGGAGAAGCGGAGGGGGCTGCACTGAATTCCTGTGTCACTGCACACGGCAtggagaggtgggggggggggggagggaaattaGATGAGGAGGAAGCACGTTAGTTAGAAACTGAAATAACACCCCCCCCCGAAAAAACAACCTCCAAACCGCAACCCCTGGCGTAAATTCTAtacctttttttaaaaaataaattaattaaaagaaattacgatgggggaagagaggggaaaaaaaaatgaagaattaCAATGTCAGAGCTGCGGGGCCCAGCGTGGGTGTCCCCCCCCTACCATCTCCCcctttctgtgttgttttttccccccctccctgcatCACTTTCCCAACATTTCAGACCTGATTTCTGCATCGCCACCGCCGCACCGGCTCCGGGGCCGGCAGCTAAAAATAAAGGGATgcggggaaaaaaaaatatcatctaTATAaaagggtggtggtggtggaccaaaaagcaagggggggaaaaaaaaaccctgaaaataattaaaatcgttaaaaataataaataggAAACAAAGCCTCCCACTTTCCCTCCCCCGGAGTCCCCGCTCCGGAGCCCACTCACCGGGCGGCGCTGAGTGCTGGTGGCTGCGGGACTTAAGGGCTGCCCATGGCCGGGGCAAAGCGGGTGGGCA
This is a stretch of genomic DNA from Pogoniulus pusillus isolate bPogPus1 chromosome 11, bPogPus1.pri, whole genome shotgun sequence. It encodes these proteins:
- the SLC16A6 gene encoding monocarboxylate transporter 7, whose product is MTVKAGKMPCSTPNVYTKVPDGGWGWTVAFAFFFVEALTYGILKSFGVFFKDLMESFDETNSRISWIISICVFVQTFTAPLSTVLSNRFGHRLVVMAGGVLISTGMVIASFARSVVDMYVTIGLISGLGYCLSFLPTVTILSQYFDKRRSLVTAVASTGECFAVFSFAPAITALKEQIGWRYSLLAVGVLQLSIVVCGSLLRPIVIKEEEAAKAQPREEPTETKYMLENEQTRTSIESIDSGVEITTSPSNVPGKTKAEPKSEEPKEHVQMLVETDSSPAEPKTKLLDFSVMKDCSFICYAFFGLFATLGFFAPSLYIIPLSLSLGISKDHSAYILSAMAIAEVFGRVSAGWVLNKQPIRKIYIELICVILLSVALVAFPFASEFWGLMTCSIFFGFMLGTVAGTHIPLLAEDDVVGIEKMSSAAGVYVFIQSLAGLAGPPLAGVLVDTTQKYSSAFYSCAAGMVLGAVFLSLVRPCKVGLCQWRQQQSTEESAAAAAAVAVPDLPDDFIDMDIGKGENSGKASDSAP